A genomic region of Miscanthus floridulus cultivar M001 chromosome 3, ASM1932011v1, whole genome shotgun sequence contains the following coding sequences:
- the LOC136541254 gene encoding uncharacterized protein gives MGSDGEGRGSEAAAATRPRKRQLVMESSDSEADEFCISTRRNASGAASVGNAGAGSQGGGDLSEEKPVTASPEKVSGVKSSDGDGSEKKTGVQLESSSSQPAAKRIRVETVHGGGSRCSGGASKGGTGGKMLPRGLPTWRFERPEVRGGRVLDDKGGVGMKASSASKMKEQVSSLGDKRRQVELQKHERRTPLKTDQGKAIISGQQEVLRLQGKRGVLRILPKHDKVARDAGDGKILSRQTEVDGETGNVRIPTKRGVLKLLPKNNGAAMESNDCKLLSKKVNKVDEETGDDKMPMKNTKVIDKETSDGKTLAITTKLDGEFGGHKVPMKDCTVDMETVAEKFQHRNSKADGETKERYKGYEEKSGAPAEFRKQDANGEKRVVGKLLSPVALRKSDPSVVGVSLGQKMKQQNSKQQLKNYSLSLKDDSTKSSEQKNLKKRLLEHKGSSESLSKKAQSKAVDLQGTSGPVLNKLKMKKPRGGPLNTHKQDLRNKIKRVLLDNGWKIDLRQRKNKDYEDSVYVSPAGVGYWSITKAYAVFQEQFQNMGRSSKLNNTKPGASDAISKDDLALLKKNIVKRRTNKEICGAEKKRGVSRNRSRSSKDILANRGSRNKHQNKEDRVKDRRCGLLVRGSTHDTEDNMDGYIPYEWKRTVYSWMIDLGVVSEDMQVKYMNNNRTREMLAGKITREGIFCGCCSKILTVAKFELHAGSKEKKPYANIFLEGGRVSLLQCLLDAWEKHTRCENKGFYKIDKGEDEHDDTCAICGDGGDLVCCDHCASTFHLDCLGIKLPSGDWYCRSCLCRFCGFPQEKPSSSPELLLSCLQCSRKYHQTCSSGTGTDSDCTIPGTSDCFCSPGCRKIYKRLNKLLGIKNHMEAGFSWSLARCFPNDQAVPPKNKEKMAQCNSKIALAFTVLDECFQPHIDERSGINMIHNVAYNCSSDFSRLDFSGFYAFILERGDEVISAASVRIHGTDLAEMPFIGTRGMYRHQGMLRRLLNGIESALCSLNVQKLVVSAVTEMENTWTTVFGFKPVQPSKKQRIKSLNLLIMNGTGLLEKRLLPTQTVDGQVTTKTANAVGSDKMDAKMLSEASGSVTPVHVSSELDASDNLEIKHHESPHPLGNSADLTLDQSPAAEENEAKITIERTSPVSIGDGKTVKLHTLPGANCGVNMQCMAEAENIQEEKYKETNGRSIAENTISEQKCEDKSNSSHSNSLATPVTVDQCSCLSNEIGKGENRLSSELSVGAAPITGKTESNLTSAYCANQEDEKAYAAPVDTKIPLVIMDEKPDKHEFKTMVVGYSQISMEAKSLEDRTTIVNGTSMDAYRDKGTNEDHSASAVDSGVSVKLYVQQVEIIEDRTGSLLPDLKHSSSCEDMLVTLTESKSLKKDMVEMDDATIKVGMTGESFNEAGITAPVLNISDVGENVVKPTQTCGEGQLHGEDVIYSNNSMEDDLASREPVNA, from the exons ATGGGTTCCGACGGAGAAGGCCGCGGCTCggaggccgcggcggcgacgAGGCCGCGGAAGCGGCAGCTGGTGATGGAGTCCAGCGACTCCGAGGCCGACGAGTTCTGCATCTCCACGCGGCGGAATGCTAGTGGTGCCGCGTCGGTGGGCAATGCCGGTGCCGGCAGCCAAGGCGGTGGTGATCTGTCGGAGGAGAAACCCGTGACTGCTAGTCCTGAGAAGGTTTCAGGGGTTAAGTCCAGTGATGGAGATGGTTCAGAGAAGAAAACGGGAGTTCAGCTGGAGAGCAGTAGTTCGCAGCCTGCTGCCAAGAGGATCAGAGTTGAGACTGTCCATGGTGGTGGCAGTAGATGTAGTGGAGGTGCATCTAAGGGTGGAACTGGTGGAAAAATGCTGCCCCGGGGGCTCCCGACATGGCGGTTTGAGAGGCCAGAGGTAAGGGGAGGGCGTGTTCTGGATGACAAAGGTGGGGTGGGTATGAAGGCAAGCAGCGCCTCAAAAATGAAGGAGCAAGTATCGAGTTTGGGTGACAAGAGGAGGCAGGTGGAGCTGCAGAAACATGAAAGACGGACGCCATTGAAGACCGATCAGGGCAAAGCCATCATTTCTGGCCAACAGGAGGTTTTAAGGTTGCAAGGGAAAAGGGGTGTTTTAAGGATATTGCCAAAGCATGATAAGGTGGCCAGGGATGCTGGTGATGGTAAGATTCTGTCGAGGCAAACTGAGGTGGATGGGGAGACTGGTAATGTTAGGATTCCAACAAAGAGAGGTGTTTTAAAGCTCCTGCCGAAGAACAATGGTGCGGCGATGGAGAGTAATGATTGCAAGCTTCTGTCCAAGAAGGTTAATAAGGTGGATGAGGAAACTGGGGATGACAAGATGCCAATGAAGAACACCAAGGTGATTGATAAGGAAACCAGTGATGGCAAGACTCTTGCAATTACAACTAAGTTGGATGGAGAGTTTGGTGGCCATAAGGTGCCAATGAAGGACTGTACCGTGGACATGGAAACTGTTGCTGAGAAGTTTCAGCACAGGAACAGCAAGGCAGATGGAGAAACGAAAGAGAGATATAAAGGATATGAAGAGAAAAGTGGTGCCCCTGCAGAATTTCGGAAGCAGGATGCAAATGGTGAGAAGAGAGTTGTGGGAAAGCTACTCTCTCCTGTTGCGCTGAGGAAAAGTGATCCAAGCGTAGTGGGAGTTTCTTTGGGCCAGAAAATgaaacaacaaaattcaaagcaaCAACTGAAGAACTATTCTCTAAGCTTGAAAGATGATAGCACTAAATCAAGTGAACAGAAGAATCTGAAAAAGCGATTGCTTGAGCATAAAGGGTCGTCAGAGAGTTTATCAAAGAAGGCACAATCGAAAGCTGTTGATCTGCAAGGCACATCTGGCCCTGTGCTCAACAAGCTTAAAATGAAGAAGCCAAGGGGAGGACCCCTTAACACACACAAGCAGGATCTCAGGAACAAGATAAAACGTGTGCTTTTAGATAATGGGTGGAAAATTGACCTAAGGCAGAGGAAAAACAAAGATTATGAAGACTCAGTCTATGTTTCTCCTGCCGGGGTTGGCTATTGGTCAATCACTAAGGCTTATGCAGTTTTCCAAGAACAGTTTCAAAATATGGGCCGCTCATCTAAACTTAATAATACTAAACCAGGTGCTTCAGATGCCATATCGAAGGATGATCTAGCATTGCTAAAAAAGAATATAGTTAAGAGAAGGACTAATAAAGAAATTTGTGGTGCTGAAAAGAAACGTGGGGTTAGCAGAAACAGAAGCAGAAGCTCAAAAGATATCCTTGCTAATAGAGGTTCTAGAAACAAGCATCAAAACAAGGAGGATAGGGTAAAAGATCGGAGATGTGGGCTTCTTGTCCGTGGGAGTACCCATGATACGGAGGATAACATGGATGGCTATATTCCGTATGAATGGAAGCGTACAGTATATTCATGGATGATAGATCTGGGGGTTGTTTCTGAAGACATGCAGGTCAAATACATGAACAACAATAGAACCAGGGAAATGTTGGCAGGTAAAATTACCAGGGAGGGTATTTTCTGTGGGTGCTGTTCCAAGATTCTCACAGTAGCGAAGTTTGAACTTCATGCTGGTTCAAAAGAGAAGAAGCCCTATGCAAACATCTTTCTGGAAGGTGGTAGGGTATCTTTGTTGCAATGTTTACTTGATGCATGGGAGAAGCACACACGATGTGAAAATAAGGGATTTTACAAGATAGATAAGGGCGAGGATGAACATGATGATACTTGTGCTATTTGTGGGGATGGTGGTGATTTGGTGTGCTGTGATCACTGTGCTTCCACTTTTCATTTGGATTGCTTGGGAATTAAG CTCCCCTCTGGCGATTGGTATTGTCGCAGCTGTTTATGTAGGTTCTGTGGTTTTCCCCAAGAAAAGCCATCATCTTCTCCTGAGCTATTACTTTCTTGTTTGCAATGTTCAAGGAAAT ATCACCAAACTTGTTCATCTGGAACCGGGACAGACTCTGATTGTACCATACCTGGTACCTCTGATTGCTTTTGCAGTCCAGGATGTAGAAAG ATTTATAAACGACTAAACAAGCTTCTTGGGATAAAGAATCATATGGAGGCTGGATTTTCGTGGAGTCTGGCTCGCTGTTTTCCTAATGATCAGGCCGTGCCcccaaaaaataaagaaaaaatggcacaatgcaactccAAGATAGCCCTCGCTTTCACAGTTCTGGATGAGTGCTTTCAGCCACACATTGACGAGAGAAGTGGAATTAATATGATTCACAATGTTGCATATAATTGTAG TTCTGATTTCAGTCGTTTAGACTTCAGTGGTTTCTATGCATTTATCCTGGAACGGGGTGATGAAGTAATATCTGCGGCATCTGTAAG GATTCATGGAACTGATTTAGCGGAAATGCCATTCATAGGCACAAGAGGCATGTATAGGCACCAAGGGATGTTGCGTCGACTACTGAATGGAATTGAATCG gcCCTTTGTTCCCTCAATGTTCAGAAACTAGTAGTATCTGCTGTGACTGAAATGGAGAATACTTGGACAACTGTTTTTGGTTTTAAGCCTGTTCAACCTTCCAAGAAACAAAGAATCAAGTCGTTAAATCTCTTGATTATGAATGGGACTGGTCTACTAGAGAAGAGGTTGCTGCCAACACAAACAGTTGATGGACAGGTCACTACCAAGACAG CTAATGCTGTTGGATCTGATAAGATGGATGCTAAAATGCTCAGTGAAGCAAGTGGATCTGTGACACCCGTTCATGTTTCTAGTGAACTTGATGCCTCTGACAATCTTGAAATTAAGCATCATGAGAGTCCTCATCCTTTAGGAAACTCTGCAGACTTGACATTGGACCAGTCTCCTGCTGCAGAAGAAAATGAAGCTAAAATAACTATAGAAAGGACATCCCCGGTATCCATAGGTGATGGTAAGACAGTTAAGTTGCATACACTTCCAGGAGCTAATTGTGGAGTCAACATGCAGTGCATGGCTGAAGCAGAAAACATTCAAGAAGagaaatacaaagaaaccaaTGGGAGATCGATTGCTGAAAATACTATCTCAGAACAGAAGTGTGAAGATAAATCTAATTCCAGTCATTCAAATTCACTTGCTACTCCGGTGACTGTGGATCAATGTTCTTGTTTATCTAATGAGATTGGGAAAGGTGAAAACCGTTTATCTAGTGAACTTTCTGTTGGAGCTGCTCCCATAACAGGCAAAACTGAATCTAATTTGACATCTGCCTATTGTGCTAATCAAGAGGATGAGAAAGCTTACGCAGCTCCTGTGGACACTAAAATACCTTTAGTCATTATGGATGAAAAGCCTGATAAGCATGAGTTTAAAACTATGGTTGTAGGGTATAGTCAAATCTCAATGGAAGCTAAAAGCTTGGAAGATAGAACTACTATTGTAAATGGAACCTCAATGGATGCCTATAGAGATAAAGGTACTAATGAAGATCACAGTGCTTCTGCAGTTGACAGTGGAGTATCTGTGAAGTTATATGTTCAGCAAGTGGAGATTATTGAGGACAGAACTGGCTCACTTTTACCAGATTTGAAACACTCTTCTAGTTGTGAAGATATGTTGGTGACCTTGACTGAGTCAAAGTCACTTAAAAAGGATATGGTTGAAATGGATGATGCAACTATTAAGGTAGGAATGACTGGTGAGAGTTTCAATGAAGCAGGAATAACAGCTCCCGTGCTCAACATTTCAGATGTTGGTGAAAATGTGGTTAAGCCTACTCAAACTTGTGGGGAGGGTCAACTTCATGGAGAGGATGTCATATACAGTAATAACAGCATGGAAGATGACCTAGCTTCTAGAGAACCTGTTAATGCATGA
- the LOC136544781 gene encoding small ribosomal subunit protein uS13z/uS13y/uS13x codes for MSLIAGEDFQHILRLLNTNVDGKQKIMFAMTSIKGVGRRFSNIVCKKADIDMNKRAGELSADELERLMTVVANPRQFKVPDWFLNRKKDYKDGRFSQVVSNALDMKLRDDLERLKKIRNHRGLRHYWGLRVRGQHTKTTGRRGKTVGVSKKR; via the exons ATG TCGCTGATCGCGGGGGAGGACTTCCAGCACATCCTGCGTCTGCTCAACACCAACGTGGATGGCAAGCAGAAGATCATGTTCGCCATGACCTCCATCAAGGGTGTCGGCCGCCGCTTCTCCAACATCGTCTGCAAGAAGGCCGACATCGACATGAACAAGCG gGCTGGTGAGCTATCCGCGGATGAGCTTGAGCGCCTCATGACTGTGGTTGCAAACCCCCGCCAGTTTAAGGTCCCTGACTGGTTCCTCAACAGGAAGAAGGATTACAAGGATGGTAGGTTCTCTCAGGTTGTTTCCAATGCCCTTGACATGAAGCTCAGGGATGACCTTGAGAGGCTGAAGAAGATCAG GAACCACCGTGGTCTGCGTCACTACTGGGGCCTGCGTGTCCGTGGCCAGCACACCAAGACCACCGGGAGGCGTGGAAAGACTGTCGGTGTGTCAAAGAAGAGATAA